A DNA window from Calliphora vicina chromosome 1, idCalVici1.1, whole genome shotgun sequence contains the following coding sequences:
- the LOC135964127 gene encoding succinate--hydroxymethylglutarate CoA-transferase has translation MITIQQIVRRSVCKQFYAGSLPITVKHKNFATKCSSNEITEQHPLKGIKILDLTRIVAGPYCTMILADMGADVYKIERPFAGGDESRKWGPPFLKESKDATYFLASNRNKKSVCLDLKKGKDIIYELAKKCDVLVENYVPGKLDELGLGYQQMKQIAPHLIYCSLTGYGSQGPYAKRPGYDVIAASMGGLLHITGEREGPPSKVGVAVTDVATGLYAHGAILAALLQRQRTNQGQKIDVNLLSTQVSLLINVASNYLNAGLEAQRWGTAHSSIVPYQSFKTQDGYLTIGTGSDQQFQELCQRLNLQQLAEDSKFKTNQDRVKNRLELIATLEKILSQKSSKEWMKLFDKVSFAVGPVNSIHEVFEDEHIKAIDLVKTLPHPQDGSVKVVGPPVVFSDAKNDARTAPPVLGQHTDEVLQEVLGYTKEQINELRNKKIIE, from the coding sequence ATGATCACTATTCAACAAATAGTAAGACGCTCTGtttgcaaacaattttatgctGGATCACTTCCAATAACAGTGAAACACAAAAACTTTGCTACAAAATGCTCAAGCAATGAAATTACAGAACAACATCcattgaagggtataaaaatcttaGATCTTACACGCATTGTAGCGGGTCCATATTGTACCATGATTCTAGCTGATATGGGAGCAGATGTATATAAAATCGAAAGACCCTTTGCCGGTGGTGACGAATCTAGAAAATGGGGTCCTCCTTTTCTAAAGGAAAGTAAAGACGCTACGTATTTCTTGGCATCCAATCGTAATAAGAAAAGTGTTTGTCTCGatttgaaaaaaggaaaagacATTATTTACGAATTGGCTAAAAAATGTGATGTTCTAGTGGAAAATTATGTTCCTGGTAAATTAGATGAATTGGGCTTGGGTTATCAACAAATGAAACAGATTGCACCGCATTTAATCTATTGTTCCTTAACCGGTTATGGCTCACAAGGTCCGTATGCCAAAAGACCTGGCTATGATGTTATAGCTGCTTCTATGGGTGGTTTACTTCACATCACTGGTGAACGTGAGGGTCCCCCCAGTAAGGTAGGTGTAGCCGTTACTGATGTAGCCACCGGTCTGTATGCTCATGGTGCTATATTAGCTGCTCTACTGCAGCGCCAACGTACTAACCAAGGCCAGAAAATTGATGTTAATCTACTCTCTACACAAGTATCCTTGTTAATTAATGTTGCCTCCAACTATCTTAATGCGGGCTTAGAAGCTCAACGCTGGGGTACAGCCCACTCAAGTATAGTGCCTTATCAAAGTTTCAAAACTCAAGATGGTTACTTAACAATCGGCACTGGTAGTGATCAACAATTCCAGGAATTATGTCAAAGACTTAATCTGCAACAGTTAGCTGAAGACAGTAAATTCAAGACTAATCAAGATCGTGTCAAAAATCGTCTAGAACTTATTGCAACATTGGAGAAAATTTTATCACAGAAATCCTCCAAGGAATGGATGAAATTATTCGATAAAGTTTCTTTTGCTGTGGGTCCAGTCAATAGCATTCACGAAGTATTCGAAGATGAACATATTAAGGCAATTGATCTTGTCAAAACTTTGCCACATCCTCAAGATGGCAGTGTTAAGGTGGTTGGTCCACCAGTCGTGTTCAGTGATGCCAAAAATGATGCACGCACTGCACCTCCCGTCTTGGGTCAACATACTGATGAAGTTTTGCAAGAAGTATTGGGTTATACAAAAGAACAAATCAATGAACttagaaataagaaaattattgaataa